The following are encoded in a window of Bacillus sp. SORGH_AS_0510 genomic DNA:
- a CDS encoding multidrug efflux SMR transporter translates to MAWISLVLAGLCEMFGVVMINKLNKSRNWKSLALLILGFGASFLFLSYSMETLPMGTAYAIWTGIGASGGSILGMFLYGESKDWKRLIFIAMVLGAAIGLKLVS, encoded by the coding sequence ATGGCATGGATCTCTTTAGTATTGGCAGGTTTATGTGAAATGTTTGGTGTTGTGATGATCAATAAACTTAACAAGAGCCGAAATTGGAAATCTCTAGCTCTATTAATTCTCGGATTTGGAGCAAGCTTTCTATTCCTGTCTTATTCCATGGAAACACTCCCTATGGGGACAGCCTATGCGATATGGACAGGAATTGGTGCGTCAGGGGGCTCAATATTAGGAATGTTTTTATATGGTGAATCAAAGGATTGGAAAAGGTTAATCTTCATAGCTATGGTTTTAGGGGCAGCGATAGGATTAAAACTAGTTTCATAG
- a CDS encoding lysozyme inhibitor LprI family protein, producing MKGYRLVLTAMFTIVLVILGACGKSSVESNAKSNEQATVQEDSSNHKSTSTTTDSNDGESQESSNDENTVSQKDQYLKKLNEMEEADKNEEAKSTMVEMEEQESERYKKWDVALNEIYGVLKEQLDTEQMDQLKEEQRKWIKHRDEAAKEASLKYKGGTTEALEYVATQATLTRERCYELVAKYMK from the coding sequence ATGAAGGGCTATCGGTTAGTTCTAACAGCAATGTTTACCATTGTATTAGTAATTTTGGGTGCTTGTGGAAAGTCTTCGGTGGAGTCAAATGCTAAATCGAACGAACAGGCAACCGTTCAAGAAGATTCTTCTAATCATAAATCTACATCTACAACTACGGATTCGAATGATGGAGAGTCTCAGGAGTCCAGTAATGATGAAAATACTGTAAGCCAAAAGGATCAATATCTTAAGAAACTAAATGAAATGGAAGAAGCGGACAAAAACGAAGAAGCTAAGTCAACCATGGTAGAAATGGAAGAACAAGAGTCGGAAAGATATAAAAAATGGGATGTGGCCTTAAACGAAATTTATGGGGTGCTGAAAGAGCAACTTGACACAGAACAGATGGATCAACTAAAAGAAGAGCAACGGAAATGGATTAAACACAGGGATGAAGCGGCGAAAGAAGCATCACTAAAATATAAAGGTGGTACGACGGAAGCGTTAGAATATGTAGCTACACAAGCAACGCTTACACGGGAGAGGTGCTATGAGTTGGTTGCTAAATATATGAAGTGA
- a CDS encoding sensor domain-containing diguanylate cyclase, producing the protein MREISDIQEMFLLISEKSQNLFSSISVDGVFTYISPNVQALLGYTPEEVIGKPAASFNHPDTNKKFLEHRNRLDSDQDTVLFTGRVRHKDGEYRWYETTAQYIRDESGEIIQTIAVGRDITERKEVEETIAHLAYHDSLTNLPNRRMFEKNVSLFLEEFKEELHGLMLLDLDGFKHVNDTFGHDIGDLVLIEVANRLTLAVGDKGFVARWGGDEFTVFQSRLGSKSELTSLLERIKDFISKPMIIEGNTICITPSIGVAFSKEDGDMVEALMKNADVAMYRAKNQEKIDSEDRSCSEYSTDVKIENCIINKG; encoded by the coding sequence ATGCGTGAAATATCGGATATTCAAGAAATGTTTTTGTTAATATCAGAGAAATCTCAAAATCTTTTCTCTTCAATCTCAGTTGATGGAGTTTTTACATATATTTCTCCTAATGTACAAGCATTGCTTGGCTATACTCCAGAAGAAGTGATCGGGAAACCCGCAGCTTCTTTCAATCATCCTGATACCAATAAAAAATTCCTTGAGCATCGCAATAGGTTGGATAGTGATCAAGACACGGTTCTATTTACGGGCCGTGTTCGACATAAAGACGGGGAATATCGTTGGTATGAGACGACCGCCCAGTATATTCGTGACGAATCTGGGGAGATCATTCAAACCATTGCCGTTGGGCGAGATATTACAGAGCGGAAAGAAGTAGAGGAGACCATTGCCCACCTGGCTTATCACGACAGCTTAACTAATCTTCCAAACCGGCGTATGTTTGAGAAAAATGTCAGTTTATTTTTAGAAGAGTTTAAAGAGGAACTTCACGGGCTGATGTTGCTTGATTTAGATGGATTTAAACACGTTAATGATACGTTTGGGCACGACATTGGAGATTTGGTTCTTATTGAAGTGGCAAACCGGTTGACACTGGCAGTTGGAGACAAAGGTTTTGTGGCTCGTTGGGGTGGAGATGAGTTCACTGTTTTTCAATCGAGACTAGGAAGCAAGTCTGAATTAACTTCATTACTTGAGCGGATTAAGGATTTTATCTCTAAACCTATGATTATTGAAGGGAATACCATTTGCATTACGCCAAGTATAGGTGTGGCATTTTCCAAAGAGGATGGAGATATGGTTGAGGCACTTATGAAAAATGCAGATGTGGCCATGTACCGTGCCAAGAATCAAGAAAAAATAGATTCCGAGGATAGAAGTTGTTCTGAGTATTCAACTGATGTCAAAATCGAAAACTGTATAATAAACAAAGGGTAA
- a CDS encoding alpha/beta fold hydrolase: protein MGEERHIRLGNEMIFTKVMGTGEPLVFLHGGPGGEHRFFLPHLQDLSQHFTLIFYDQRGCGQSEKATNEDYTMDGEVETLEALRQFYKIEKLNLVGESWGSMLALLYAAKYPNHVNKIFMTAAVGATMDGFFRFEKELLNRLSIEERKWLEEVSPKVDAGEVDVAEIFKMIDPYYVYSPESLTKKTKTQSNARVNELIGKDIAENYDVSKDANKLGQIPMLVAQGDHDILSPEVLEQVLLSYIPHIEIRGIQNCGHWSVVEKPEQVQAMIKQFFQKE, encoded by the coding sequence TTGGGAGAAGAGAGGCATATCAGGCTTGGAAATGAAATGATCTTCACTAAGGTTATGGGAACAGGGGAACCTTTGGTTTTTTTACATGGTGGACCAGGCGGGGAACATCGCTTTTTTCTACCACACTTACAGGATTTATCTCAACACTTTACTCTGATTTTTTACGACCAAAGAGGGTGCGGGCAGTCTGAAAAAGCGACTAATGAGGATTACACGATGGATGGAGAGGTTGAAACGTTAGAGGCCCTTCGTCAATTTTACAAGATAGAGAAACTCAATCTCGTCGGTGAATCTTGGGGGTCCATGTTAGCCCTTTTATATGCCGCCAAATATCCTAATCATGTGAACAAAATCTTTATGACGGCTGCGGTTGGTGCGACCATGGATGGATTTTTCCGTTTTGAAAAAGAACTGCTGAATCGATTATCGATAGAGGAACGGAAATGGCTGGAGGAGGTATCTCCTAAAGTGGACGCAGGTGAGGTCGACGTTGCTGAGATTTTTAAAATGATCGATCCTTATTACGTGTACTCGCCTGAAAGTTTGACGAAAAAGACGAAAACGCAGTCCAATGCCAGGGTCAATGAGCTAATAGGTAAAGACATTGCGGAAAATTATGATGTGTCAAAGGATGCGAACAAGTTGGGTCAGATCCCAATGCTCGTTGCACAAGGGGACCATGACATCCTTTCGCCTGAAGTCCTGGAACAAGTCTTACTTAGCTATATCCCCCATATAGAAATAAGGGGAATTCAAAATTGCGGGCATTGGTCAGTGGTTGAAAAACCAGAGCAGGTTCAGGCGATGATTAAGCAGTTTTTTCAAAAAGAATAA
- a CDS encoding RNA polymerase sigma factor, which translates to MGWEESLLEELFHQYSPIIYRYIYFVTKCKEEAEDLTQEVFIKAYRGLAHYRGESSYKTWLYTIARNVIIDQYRKQRKTDCLTDIPLPDLNQLGPEVLLDLKEDTQLLHRAIMELTFPYREIVILRKIKGYSTSETANILGWEEGKVKVTLHRALHRLRDKLNPSARAS; encoded by the coding sequence ATGGGGTGGGAAGAATCTTTATTGGAGGAATTATTTCATCAATACAGCCCTATTATTTACCGCTATATTTACTTTGTGACGAAATGCAAAGAGGAAGCGGAGGATTTGACACAGGAGGTGTTTATTAAGGCTTACCGCGGCTTAGCCCATTATCGGGGGGAGTCGTCGTATAAGACCTGGTTGTATACCATTGCTCGGAATGTGATTATTGATCAATATCGGAAACAGCGGAAAACGGATTGTTTGACAGATATACCGTTGCCGGATCTGAACCAGCTGGGTCCGGAGGTATTGTTAGATCTTAAGGAAGATACACAATTGTTGCACAGAGCGATCATGGAGTTAACGTTTCCCTACCGGGAGATCGTTATTTTACGGAAGATTAAAGGATATTCAACCTCCGAGACCGCCAATATTTTAGGTTGGGAGGAGGGAAAGGTCAAAGTCACACTGCATCGAGCTTTACATAGACTGAGAGATAAGTTGAATCCGAGTGCTCGCGCTAGTTAA
- a CDS encoding cell wall hydrolase → MPRANYRSSDVDLMARMMRAEAEGEGKQGMLYVGNVIVNRLVANCSDFKGLRSINQVIYQVQGGNFSFEAVQKGNVFYQRARTSEKRLAKQNLDYWRQHPAKYALWYFNPHAPCPATWYGQPRTGQFKEHCFYEPKPGLCDAVYSG, encoded by the coding sequence ATGCCAAGAGCAAACTACCGAAGTTCAGACGTTGACTTAATGGCAAGGATGATGAGGGCAGAAGCCGAAGGTGAAGGAAAACAGGGAATGCTATATGTTGGGAATGTCATTGTGAATCGTCTTGTAGCCAATTGTTCAGACTTTAAAGGTTTAAGATCAATTAACCAAGTCATTTACCAAGTCCAAGGTGGAAACTTTTCCTTTGAAGCTGTTCAAAAAGGGAATGTCTTTTATCAAAGAGCAAGAACTTCTGAAAAAAGATTAGCCAAACAGAATTTGGATTATTGGCGTCAGCACCCAGCAAAATATGCCCTTTGGTATTTTAATCCACATGCTCCATGCCCTGCAACATGGTACGGTCAACCTCGTACTGGTCAATTTAAAGAACATTGTTTCTATGAACCAAAACCTGGCTTATGTGATGCTGTTTATAGTGGTTAA
- a CDS encoding CBO0543 family protein, which produces MHFIFNLLFLGAAIKWGDWKNWRTYYPTWLFFIGGDLFKNALLHDYRFWSYKESIFGSRILFGHLIIDFLIMTCAYSSTLLIYLGKFPTQRMKQIGWILFWISLYSLIELINLKYLNLIEHHNGWNMYWSVLFNIVMFTVLKIHVEKPLIAWILSIVFLSFLLHKFDVPAWVFK; this is translated from the coding sequence ATGCATTTCATTTTCAATCTTCTATTCTTGGGAGCTGCTATTAAATGGGGCGACTGGAAGAATTGGCGTACTTATTATCCAACCTGGCTTTTCTTTATTGGTGGTGATCTATTTAAAAATGCGTTATTGCATGATTACCGATTCTGGTCTTATAAGGAATCCATATTCGGAAGTAGAATTTTGTTCGGACATCTAATCATTGACTTTCTAATTATGACATGCGCATATTCATCAACCTTACTTATTTATTTAGGAAAATTCCCCACACAGCGAATGAAACAGATAGGTTGGATATTGTTTTGGATTTCACTTTATAGCCTTATTGAATTGATCAACCTGAAATATTTAAACTTGATTGAACACCATAACGGATGGAATATGTATTGGTCCGTATTATTTAATATAGTAATGTTTACCGTATTAAAAATTCATGTAGAAAAGCCCCTGATAGCTTGGATACTATCTATAGTATTCCTATCCTTTTTGTTACACAAATTCGATGTACCTGCATGGGTGTTTAAATAG
- a CDS encoding CBO0543 family protein, translating into MFIFLILYNMFAIFMKKRISYFEIYITSFFAIAFGRTVDAIFDVMYKLYWFLDKEPDWPGLFAQFLIYPSTNAIFLNFFPFKKRMTSKFLYIFAWTVFSLLIELLSLKTGFFTYNGWKMWYSAAFYPLTFLVLFLNLKITRKLFKTEQLFSKNKD; encoded by the coding sequence ATGTTTATTTTCCTTATTCTGTATAATATGTTTGCGATTTTTATGAAAAAAAGGATTTCTTACTTTGAAATATACATAACTTCTTTTTTCGCTATAGCATTTGGGAGAACCGTGGATGCTATATTTGATGTAATGTATAAATTATATTGGTTTTTAGATAAAGAACCCGACTGGCCGGGCCTATTTGCACAATTCTTAATTTACCCTTCAACAAACGCAATTTTCTTGAATTTTTTTCCCTTTAAAAAACGTATGACAAGTAAATTTCTTTATATTTTTGCCTGGACTGTTTTTTCGTTACTCATTGAGCTTTTGTCACTAAAAACAGGTTTCTTCACCTATAATGGTTGGAAGATGTGGTATTCAGCAGCGTTTTATCCCCTAACCTTTCTAGTTTTATTTTTGAATCTAAAAATTACGAGAAAACTTTTTAAAACAGAACAATTATTTAGTAAAAATAAAGACTAA
- a CDS encoding DUF6241 domain-containing protein — MNLHNMKQKMDQGSFGDIHFTENEKAKVLNQIYNKKVSKTRKPLINFISVAASSILVIGLGYLSFGNQIKNDTQKIRSTEAAPTKAVTPAHEVPKVSQAEVDRAASNFNQMKNFETNDDFFYYSMITMALQKLEFKGEENYRIPATSENIKRIQINRANLQYLKNKAVELHASEPYQEILEKWLNGDFSAIENDYLSIRNIKGDPTQQSESPVLKVRTAEEEKKYIEHFFGSEGLQVDNRDWQ, encoded by the coding sequence ATGAATTTACATAATATGAAACAAAAAATGGACCAAGGAAGTTTTGGTGACATACATTTTACGGAGAATGAAAAGGCTAAAGTGTTGAATCAAATCTATAACAAAAAAGTGAGTAAAACAAGGAAACCATTGATAAATTTTATATCAGTAGCTGCATCTTCCATTCTAGTAATAGGACTGGGTTATCTTTCTTTCGGTAATCAAATAAAGAATGATACACAAAAGATCAGAAGTACAGAAGCAGCGCCAACGAAGGCCGTTACACCTGCTCACGAAGTTCCTAAAGTGAGTCAAGCTGAAGTCGATCGGGCAGCAAGCAACTTCAATCAAATGAAGAACTTTGAAACAAATGATGACTTCTTCTACTACTCAATGATTACAATGGCTCTCCAAAAGCTTGAGTTCAAGGGAGAGGAAAATTACCGTATTCCAGCGACAAGTGAAAATATCAAGAGGATCCAAATTAACCGGGCAAACCTACAATATTTGAAAAATAAAGCAGTTGAATTACACGCATCGGAACCCTATCAGGAAATCTTGGAAAAGTGGTTAAACGGAGACTTTTCGGCCATCGAAAATGACTATCTGTCCATTCGGAACATAAAAGGTGACCCCACACAGCAAAGCGAAAGTCCAGTATTAAAAGTAAGAACGGCGGAAGAGGAGAAGAAATACATTGAGCACTTTTTTGGGAGTGAGGGGTTGCAAGTTGATAATAGAGATTGGCAATAG
- a CDS encoding sigma-70 family RNA polymerase sigma factor, translated as MLADDFEGRHFSSKDTILIYLMNEYGTMVKRLAFSYVKDTSLAEDIAQEVFIAAYKNLDAFKGESSYKTWIYRIAINRSKDMVKSKAFQMVSLSTIINPFKKSSTSTEVEVIRRENSNKVLECILSLPIKYREIIYLFYYEELKIHEIHQITQINTETIKSRLRRGKQLLKNKLSAEDLQI; from the coding sequence ATGTTAGCAGATGATTTTGAAGGAAGGCATTTTTCCAGTAAGGATACTATTTTAATATATTTAATGAACGAATACGGCACGATGGTGAAGAGATTAGCGTTTTCCTATGTAAAAGATACAAGTTTAGCTGAAGATATCGCACAAGAGGTCTTTATTGCAGCTTATAAAAACCTCGATGCCTTTAAAGGGGAATCGAGCTACAAAACCTGGATTTACCGCATAGCCATTAATCGCTCGAAAGATATGGTAAAAAGCAAGGCATTTCAAATGGTTTCTCTTAGTACGATTATCAATCCCTTTAAAAAAAGCAGTACCTCAACAGAAGTAGAAGTGATCCGAAGAGAAAATAGCAACAAGGTATTGGAATGTATATTATCGCTCCCAATTAAATACAGAGAGATCATCTATTTATTTTATTATGAGGAATTAAAGATTCACGAAATCCACCAGATCACCCAAATAAATACCGAAACAATCAAAAGCAGATTAAGGCGCGGAAAACAGCTGTTGAAAAATAAGTTATCTGCGGAGGATTTACAAATATGA
- a CDS encoding sorbosone dehydrogenase family protein has translation MNRISTTVVNDSKITLPISARPVINPDDVWVPKGYRVEVVAAGLSFPTGMGFADDGTLYILEGGSTWPTRPALPPRILRLLPSGELEVFAVESLGGPRGVSYRDGYIYVSCKGGYLARIVRYNVKTGEREVLIEKIPSGGWHEPGGPVFSPHDGLMYFANGSVSQNGVVLPSGFTVDIAKHPEAHDIPGEDIVLTGNNVTTRNPLMPFPFLTETGPFKPFGTPAKKGEVIKGELWCSSGLWRSKPDGSDVELLAWGLRNPYGLAFNEEGELYVSDNCLEEKGERAVAGDPDRVWHIRNVKMPHGSVKKPDWYGFPEMRADGVPVWDERCKPAKGKAAEQLFETLPAWAGPPAYLEKPHSAMTQLDFCRSDFFGHRGELFVTEFGTYAPLNSPHKKDINNGYQVVRVNVDKGTSEVFMRNKQQRDSSTQQAAGIERPVDCKFHPDGKSLYVLDFGYSPVTKGLVQAYGHTGVLWKVTKE, from the coding sequence TTGAATAGAATATCTACCACTGTTGTGAACGATTCAAAGATTACTCTTCCTATCAGTGCAAGGCCAGTCATTAATCCTGATGATGTGTGGGTGCCCAAGGGTTACCGAGTGGAGGTTGTAGCTGCTGGACTCTCCTTTCCTACCGGCATGGGGTTTGCGGATGACGGTACCTTATACATTTTGGAAGGTGGAAGCACGTGGCCAACACGTCCGGCTTTACCACCAAGAATCCTGCGCCTGCTTCCTTCTGGAGAACTTGAAGTCTTCGCGGTTGAATCACTCGGTGGTCCTAGAGGGGTTAGTTATCGTGATGGCTATATTTATGTAAGTTGTAAAGGGGGCTACCTCGCAAGGATTGTTCGTTATAACGTGAAAACAGGAGAACGGGAAGTGTTAATAGAAAAAATCCCAAGCGGTGGTTGGCATGAACCTGGCGGGCCCGTGTTTAGCCCACATGATGGGCTTATGTATTTTGCCAATGGTTCTGTTTCGCAAAACGGGGTTGTCCTGCCTTCTGGTTTTACGGTCGATATTGCTAAGCATCCAGAAGCCCATGATATCCCAGGTGAGGATATTGTTTTGACTGGAAATAACGTCACAACTAGAAATCCGCTGATGCCTTTTCCGTTTTTAACAGAAACAGGACCATTCAAACCGTTTGGAACCCCTGCGAAAAAGGGAGAAGTAATCAAAGGAGAATTATGGTGTTCAAGTGGGCTTTGGCGATCTAAGCCAGATGGCAGCGATGTGGAGCTTCTTGCTTGGGGATTACGCAACCCGTATGGTCTTGCTTTTAACGAAGAGGGCGAGCTTTATGTTTCGGATAACTGTTTGGAAGAAAAAGGGGAACGAGCGGTTGCCGGAGATCCAGACCGAGTTTGGCATATCCGCAACGTGAAAATGCCGCATGGAAGTGTGAAGAAACCAGATTGGTATGGGTTCCCGGAAATGAGGGCAGATGGAGTTCCAGTTTGGGATGAGCGCTGTAAACCTGCAAAAGGGAAAGCAGCGGAGCAGTTGTTTGAAACGTTGCCAGCCTGGGCAGGCCCGCCTGCTTATTTAGAAAAGCCTCATTCCGCCATGACGCAGCTTGACTTTTGCCGGTCTGACTTTTTCGGGCATCGCGGAGAGCTTTTTGTCACGGAGTTTGGTACGTATGCCCCGCTGAATTCTCCTCATAAAAAGGATATAAATAATGGATATCAAGTCGTAAGGGTGAATGTAGATAAAGGTACCTCAGAGGTGTTTATGAGAAATAAACAACAACGTGATTCTTCTACTCAACAAGCCGCCGGCATTGAAAGACCGGTCGATTGTAAATTCCATCCAGATGGAAAAAGCTTATATGTCTTAGATTTTGGATACTCTCCGGTAACAAAGGGATTAGTACAAGCCTACGGACATACAGGGGTCTTATGGAAAGTAACAAAGGAATAA
- a CDS encoding tRNA (cytidine(34)-2'-O)-methyltransferase: MAIHVVLYQPEIPANTANIALTCAGTDTALHLIRPLGFSTDAEMIKRSGLDFWESVNITYYDSLDDFFSKNKGEFYYIETFGEKAHSAFDFSDTTKDHYFMFGKETTGLPKDLLKNNQDHFLRIPMNQHIRSLNLSNTAAILVYEALRQQGFPNLK; this comes from the coding sequence TTGGCCATACATGTTGTACTATATCAACCAGAAATTCCGGCTAATACGGCCAATATCGCACTGACTTGTGCCGGAACCGATACAGCCTTGCATTTAATCCGACCACTCGGCTTTTCAACAGACGCTGAAATGATCAAACGATCAGGGTTAGACTTTTGGGAGTCTGTAAACATCACGTATTATGACTCATTAGATGACTTTTTTTCGAAAAATAAAGGTGAGTTTTACTATATTGAGACGTTCGGTGAAAAAGCACATTCTGCCTTTGATTTTAGTGACACCACAAAGGACCATTATTTTATGTTCGGAAAAGAGACAACAGGTCTACCAAAGGATTTACTAAAAAATAATCAAGACCACTTCTTGAGAATACCAATGAACCAACATATACGTTCATTAAACCTTTCAAATACAGCTGCCATATTAGTCTATGAGGCCCTACGCCAGCAGGGATTTCCTAACTTAAAATAA